The genomic window TCATCGACAGAGAAGGGGCCGACCCCGACGGTAATCGACCTGATCGACCACCCCCAGAAGGATCAGCTGTTTCCAGTCGGCAGGCTGGACAAGGACACTACCGGCCTGCTGCTCATCACCAACGACGGGAAGCTTGCGCATGAACTGCTGAGCCCCAGAAGCAGGATAGGTAAGACATATGTTGCCGAACTCGAGAAGGAAGTGGCGGAAGCGGATATCTCACAGCTTGAATCCGGCATTCCCCTGAAGGAGTTCACGACAGCCCCGGCATCTGCAAAGAGGCTGGGCCCCCGCGAGGTGGAGCTGACGATTACGGAAGGGAAGTTCCACCAGGTCAAGCGGATGTTCCACCACGTGGGCAACGAAGTCACTGGACTCCACCGCATCAGGTTCGGAAATCTCGCACTCGATGAACACCTTACGCCAGGGGATTACAGAAGATTAAGTGAAAATGAAATCAAGTTGATCAAAAAGGTTTAAGGGTATTCTGATGGGGTAAATATGAATCAGATATCAAAACAAAATACTTAATAAGAGGTGTTGGAAATGGCTAGAAAAACAGGAGGACTACTGAAAGTCGCGGCAATGCTCGGGCTCGCAGTTGCTGCAAAGCAATTGTCCAAAAAAGAGAACCGCGATGTTGTGAAGAATGAATACAATAAAGTGAAGGAAGATCCTAAAAGCTATGCCCAGAATGTTCAGGAGAAGTTGTCCCAGCAGGCCGGGGAATATCAGGAAAAGGCCAAGAGTGAATATGACAGGGTGAAGCAGGATCCTAAGGGCTACGCGCAGAATGTCCAGGAGAAGGTCACCAAACAGGCAAGTGAATATCAGGAAAAGGTGACGAAGCAGGCCGGCGAATATCAGGAGAAGGCAAAATCTGAGTTCAGCAAGGCCAAGGAAGACCCGAAAGGCTATGCACAGAGTGCACAGGATAAGGTCAGATCCAGAATGGACAGGGACGAAGCCGACCAGGTTCCGAATGATGAAAATGATGAAAACAATCAGAATGACAAGATTTCACCGACTCAGGGAAAAAGCAGTGTAAGCGGTGATGATGAGCATTATACGAAACCTGACAGAATGGATGCTGAAGGCCAGCTCACTGCAGAACAGATGAACAATGAGTGGGTATCAGAAGGTGGCATTCACCCGGAAGAGCATCTGCAGGATGATGTCTCCTTCGGCGGTCTGAACAAAGACAATGCAACAGATGTAGATGTTTTGGACGACCAGGGAGAAAAGGACGACAATCATAATATCCATGTCGTTACAGACGATGATGAAGATTCTAACAAAAAGAAATAGCTATAATAATGGAGAGCAGGCGCATTTATTGCCCTGTTCTCTTGTTTTTACATATTTTTTTCTTTATTATTGATGAAAAGATTCTGTTACATATGATGGGAGAGTACGTTCATGGATTATAAAGCGCTGGTGGATGACTATAGGGAGAGTCTGATAGACGATCTGATGGGGCTTTTGAAAATTGAAAGTGTGAAAGGGGAACCTTCCAGTGGAGCACCGGTCGGCACAGGACCAAAGGCGGCACTGGATTACATGCTGGAACTGGGGACCCGTGATGGCATGTCCACCCTGGATGTGGAGAATGTTGCGGGCCATATCGAAGCCGGTGAAGGGGATAAGCTCTTCGGCATACTGGGCCATGTGGATGTGGTGCCACCCGGAAAAGGCTGGAATACGGATCCGTTCGTCCCTGAAATCATCGATGATGAGATAGTGGCGCGCGGCGTTCAGGATGACAAAGGCCCGACCATTGCAGCCTACTATGCAATGAAGATCCTTCATGAACAGGGGCTGCCGTTCAAATATCGTACGCGTCTGATTGTAGGGACCGATGAGGAATCGGATTGGCAGTGTACGGATGCGTACTTCAACTCGGAACAGATGCCCGATGCCGGCTTTGCGCCGGATGCGGCATTTCCATTGATTCATGGAGAAAAAGGCATCTCCACATTCAATTTCGTGCAGAAACCGATGCCGCTGGATGAGAAGGAGCCGAAGATTGAGCTGAAGGTGCTGATTTCCGGCGAGCGGTATAATATGGTGCCGGAAGACGCTGAAGCGAAACTGAAGGTTCAGCAGAATATGAGTGAGGTGATCCAGTCATACGAAGACTTCCTGCGGGAAGTCGATGCGGATGGCGCCTACGAAGTGGACAATGGATTTTTGAAACTGAGCATACAGGGAAGAAGCGCCCATGGCTCAACTCCGGAAGTCGGCGTGAACGCCGGCCTGATTCTCCTCCGCTTCCTGGATAGCCTGGCACTGGACAACAATGCTGCAGCCTTTACTGAATTTGCGATGGCGCGGCTGGTCGGCAGCACGGACGGCTCATTGCTTGGAATGGAATTCTCGCACCCTGAAATGGGGGACACGACCGTAAATGTGGGCATGATCAACTATACGGAAGTGGATGGCGGCATATTCGGAGTCAACTTGAGGTATCCGAAAGGCATCGATTTCGAAGGCGGTATGGCCAGTCTGAAGGAAGAGGTATATGCACAGGGGTTCGCCATCGAAGATCTTGAGTATCAGCCTCCCCATTATGTCGACAGGGAGGACCCGCTGGTGGCAATATTGACAGATGCCTACCGCAACCATGTGGATGATGACACGGAGCCATTCACCATCGGAGGGGGGACATATGCCCGCACCTTGAAAAAGGGTGTTGCCTTTGGGGCGATGTTCAAGGATACTGTAGATACGATGCACCAGAAAAACGAACGCATGAAGGTTGATGAGCTGCTTAAGGCAACGGAGATTTACCTCGAAGCACTGCATAGAATCTGTATAAAGGGTGAGATGGATGAAAATAAGCTACTATAATGGAGAATTCAAAAGGGACAATGAAATTTCAGTAGACTATAACGACCGCGCTTTTTATTTCGGTGATGGTGTATATGAAGTGGTAAGAGTATATGACAATGAGTTCTTTACACTTGAGGAGCACATGGACCGTCTGGTCAGAAGTGCTTCAGAAATCGAAATCAACGGTCTCGAACGGGAGAAGCTCATTGGAATCATCACCCAGTTGAAGGAGCGCAACAGCATCGAAAACGGATCCATCTACATCCAGGTGTCGAGGGGCATAGACCCGAGAAACCATGCCTATCCTGCAGGTGCCGAACCGGTCATCCTCGCCTATATGAATGCCTTGTCACGACCTTCCCTCCAGATGGAGGAGGGCGTGGAAATCATCACGGCAAATGACTACAGATGGTTGAAATGCCATGTCAAAAGCTTGAACCTGCTGGCAAATGTCATGGAAAAGGAGCGTGCAGTGCGCGCCGGCGCCCACGAAACAGTACTGCATCGTGATGGAGTGGTGACTGAAGGGTCCTCCACGAATGTATTCATCGTCAGTGATGGAGTGCTCAGGACCCATCCGGCAAACCACCTGATATTGAATGGCATCACGAGACAGGAAGTGCTGAAGATTGCACAGGAGCGGGAAATAGAATATCAGGAAAAGGCATTCACCCTTGATGAACTGAAATCGGCGGAGGAAGTATTCATCACAAGCACGACCCAGGAAGTCACGCCTGTGTCACATGTCGATGGCGAAAAGGTTGCTGACGGTTCGAAAGGGAAAATCACACAGGTGATACAGGAAGGATTCGACCAGAAAATCCACAAATTAAACCTGGTTAAATAATGTTAACCTGAAAAATTACCCTAATTAATTTTGGGGGGCTCAACGCTTACACTGTATGGTTTTGTGGGCACGTAACGCTCGGTTGTCATAAAATCTGTGGAGAATAGTCCTTGAAATAAACCATAAAACCCTATAAAATTTATAACACGAACAGAAACTGGCGCTATCTTATTCTTAAATATTTAGCGCTTTTTTCTTTGATGATGAAAAGAGGTGTGGAATTTGGAGCATTTCTATCAGCTCGGCTGGACACTCGACCCCGTTGGTGGAGCATCTGGCGAAGCCTATAAGGCAGAGCAAGATGGCAGGAAGCTGTTCCTGAAACGCAATGCCAGCCCTTTCCTTGCAGCGCTGTCCGCTGAAGGTATTGTACCGAAACTGGTCTGGACCAAAAGAATAGAGACCGGAGAAGTAGTGACAGCACAGCACTGGAAAAATGGCCGGGAGCTGACCCGTGAAGAGATGCATTCGGAGAGGGTAGCCTCACTGATGAAGAAAATCCATACATCAGGTCCTCTTCTCACTATGCTGAAAAAGCTCGGCATGAAACCCATGCTGCCGGATCTGTTGCTTAACAAGATACAGACCTCATTATCCCCGAAAGTCAATGCCCACCATACCGTCCGTTCTGCAATCCAATACCTGGAAAATGAGATGCCCCTGATCGATGAAGCATTTTGTACAGTATGCCATGGAGACGTCAATCACAACAATTGGCTCCTCTCTGACCAGGATGAGCTTTATCTGGTGGACTGGGAAGGTGCAATGATTGCGGATCCTGCGATAGATCTCGGTATGATCCTCTACACTTATGTGGAACCGGATGACTGGAAGGAATGGCTGGAAGTCTACGGCAAGCCATTGGACAGGACTTTGATGAAACGCATGAAGTGGTATACACTCGTGCAGGCGATCACAATGATCCAATGGTATGAAGATCATAAGCGTTTCAAGGATATGAATGATTGGATCATCTTCCTCAATAAAGTAATACAGAGAGACCGTTTTATATAATATTAAATATTCGAGTGATATGAGTAACAGGTGGGAAACTTAAATGAGAATGCGCAATAAGCCCTGGGCAATGGAATTTCTGAATGAAAACAGCAATATCGTGGATACGGATGGGAGCTATTCCGGGAGGATCGGTGACTTCTTTCCCGAAAGCAGGCCGCTTCATATAGAAGTCGGTACGGGGATGGGCACCTTCATAACGGAGCTTGCCGCCCGCAACCCGCATATCAACTATGTGGGCATAGA from Salinicoccus sp. RF5 includes these protein-coding regions:
- a CDS encoding pseudouridine synthase, whose translation is MRLDKYLANAGIGSRSEVKNMIKKKRITVEGETVTDPKARVSSDASVQLDGGPVVLETEIYIMLNKPQGVISSTEKGPTPTVIDLIDHPQKDQLFPVGRLDKDTTGLLLITNDGKLAHELLSPRSRIGKTYVAELEKEVAEADISQLESGIPLKEFTTAPASAKRLGPREVELTITEGKFHQVKRMFHHVGNEVTGLHRIRFGNLALDEHLTPGDYRRLSENEIKLIKKV
- a CDS encoding apolipoprotein A1/A4/E family protein, with translation MARKTGGLLKVAAMLGLAVAAKQLSKKENRDVVKNEYNKVKEDPKSYAQNVQEKLSQQAGEYQEKAKSEYDRVKQDPKGYAQNVQEKVTKQASEYQEKVTKQAGEYQEKAKSEFSKAKEDPKGYAQSAQDKVRSRMDRDEADQVPNDENDENNQNDKISPTQGKSSVSGDDEHYTKPDRMDAEGQLTAEQMNNEWVSEGGIHPEEHLQDDVSFGGLNKDNATDVDVLDDQGEKDDNHNIHVVTDDDEDSNKKK
- the pepV gene encoding dipeptidase PepV, which encodes MDYKALVDDYRESLIDDLMGLLKIESVKGEPSSGAPVGTGPKAALDYMLELGTRDGMSTLDVENVAGHIEAGEGDKLFGILGHVDVVPPGKGWNTDPFVPEIIDDEIVARGVQDDKGPTIAAYYAMKILHEQGLPFKYRTRLIVGTDEESDWQCTDAYFNSEQMPDAGFAPDAAFPLIHGEKGISTFNFVQKPMPLDEKEPKIELKVLISGERYNMVPEDAEAKLKVQQNMSEVIQSYEDFLREVDADGAYEVDNGFLKLSIQGRSAHGSTPEVGVNAGLILLRFLDSLALDNNAAAFTEFAMARLVGSTDGSLLGMEFSHPEMGDTTVNVGMINYTEVDGGIFGVNLRYPKGIDFEGGMASLKEEVYAQGFAIEDLEYQPPHYVDREDPLVAILTDAYRNHVDDDTEPFTIGGGTYARTLKKGVAFGAMFKDTVDTMHQKNERMKVDELLKATEIYLEALHRICIKGEMDENKLL
- the dat gene encoding D-amino-acid transaminase, which gives rise to MKISYYNGEFKRDNEISVDYNDRAFYFGDGVYEVVRVYDNEFFTLEEHMDRLVRSASEIEINGLEREKLIGIITQLKERNSIENGSIYIQVSRGIDPRNHAYPAGAEPVILAYMNALSRPSLQMEEGVEIITANDYRWLKCHVKSLNLLANVMEKERAVRAGAHETVLHRDGVVTEGSSTNVFIVSDGVLRTHPANHLILNGITRQEVLKIAQEREIEYQEKAFTLDELKSAEEVFITSTTQEVTPVSHVDGEKVADGSKGKITQVIQEGFDQKIHKLNLVK
- a CDS encoding phosphotransferase family protein → MEHFYQLGWTLDPVGGASGEAYKAEQDGRKLFLKRNASPFLAALSAEGIVPKLVWTKRIETGEVVTAQHWKNGRELTREEMHSERVASLMKKIHTSGPLLTMLKKLGMKPMLPDLLLNKIQTSLSPKVNAHHTVRSAIQYLENEMPLIDEAFCTVCHGDVNHNNWLLSDQDELYLVDWEGAMIADPAIDLGMILYTYVEPDDWKEWLEVYGKPLDRTLMKRMKWYTLVQAITMIQWYEDHKRFKDMNDWIIFLNKVIQRDRFI